The nucleotide sequence ACTTATGCATCGGAAGCAGAGCTGGGCTGAAGGCCTTAACATCTTAAAGGCTCTGTTCTTGGACGGTGATGGGTCTACTAGATCTAGGTAGACGGCGCAATACCCCTTTAACTCCGGGGTGCCGAGTGTGGAGAGGTGAGTTTTATCAGGCTCTATTCCTTTAGTTGGGCACACATCAGCACACCTATTACACCTTATACATAGGGCTAGAAACTCTTCTTCACTTTCTACTCCGGGCGGTCTAACCTTCCTGCTCTGGCTTAGGTTAGTTAGAGTTAAGGTTGTTGTGAAGGCAAAGAGGCAGACTATGGACCAGAGAAAGGTTCGGCGATTCACGGCAGACAGAGACTCTTCTTAGGTTATATAATAGTGTTCTCTACAATAGTAGATCAGTGAAGGATGTTAGCGGAAAAAGAATGGGTTGCCTTGTATCGCAAATACGTAGATTAAGGCGGCTATAATCCACACGCAGATAAACATAATCTTCCTACTCTTAGATATAGGTGAAACATCGTCCAGAGGTCTCATCTCAGGGCTCCTCATAGAGAGTATGAGGATCAAGATAGCCATAAGCTGAAAGCCAGCCACAAAGAGCACAACGATGCTAGCGTATGTGAGAACTTTATGCAGCCTTGGGCTTAGAACAGCCCTCGCCACGTGCCCGCCATCGAGTTGCCAAGCTGGCATGAGATTTAGGAAGGTTATCAAGAAGCCTAATGATGAGGCGAATATTAGAGGCGACAGAATGAGACCTGTGCCTACTCTTTGCGGCGTGAGGTTGGAGAGTAGGAATTCTGTGAAGAGGTCGAGGTTGGATACTATCTGAATCTTACCAGCGGCAGCTTGCCTACTCAACTCCTCAAGCGGTACAGCGGCTGTTGTTAAGGCTCCACCTACAGCAACTAGTAGTGTAACCCCAAGCCCAGCTAACGGTCCTGAGATGCCTAGATCGAAGAGTGAGTCTCTGTTCGCTGGAGGTTCGCTCGATGTTATAACCGCACCTAATGTTGGGAGGGCTCCTGGTATGCCCGGTATGAAGTAGGGTGGTGATGATTGAACCCCATGTATGGCTGAAGCTAGTTTGTG is from Nitrososphaerota archaeon and encodes:
- a CDS encoding site-2 protease family protein encodes the protein MGEDQSSSIYDEQRLVAGKIRSLFRTRNYYLREQGAVEFEVEEDKGNKEAFLKLLREIKPIGYLAVLRRSGDYLTLIAFRRPSIKPRGPRLNLILLLATLGTVTADGFFKASGYPGSLLLMIGLYAVGIMGIIGVHEMGHKLASAIHGVQSSPPYFIPGIPGALPTLGAVITSSEPPANRDSLFDLGISGPLAGLGVTLLVAVGGALTTAAVPLEELSRQAAAGKIQIVSNLDLFTEFLLSNLTPQRVGTGLILSPLIFASSLGFLITFLNLMPAWQLDGGHVARAVLSPRLHKVLTYASIVVLFVAGFQLMAILILILSMRSPEMRPLDDVSPISKSRKIMFICVWIIAALIYVFAIQGNPFFFR
- a CDS encoding 4Fe-4S binding protein — encoded protein: MNRRTFLWSIVCLFAFTTTLTLTNLSQSRKVRPPGVESEEEFLALCIRCNRCADVCPTKGIEPDKTHLSTLGTPELKGYCAVYLDLVDPSPSKNRAFKMLRPSAQLCFRCISACPTGALRKTSVEDLRMGVAGVDRSTCLAWRYNICYRCVDICVFDAVEIRGSGGVEVNEALCVGCKQCEYICPVPSKAIVVRPVGAEELEEGRRLRERRGAR